The stretch of DNA atatatatatatatatatatcatcattATGTGTTTTATGCCtctcatttattataaaatattggcTTAAAAATGTGGTACACGCACCTATGCAAGGTAGATTACGGATCTGGATTTGCTACAGCCCAAGAAGTACGCGGTTTCACGTAGTTTTTAATCTCGTCCATTAAATTTAGATCTGACGGCTTAGATTAAAAACTGAGTTTTTCTAATCAAATCAATCtcaatcatcaaaatcaaatcaGACGTTTAAAATGAAAACAACGTGCTACTATGTGATGATTTTACAGCACGAAATCCAATTTCGTAGATTACCACCATCATTTTCTGACAACCAAGATGATGACAAAACTTTCTGTTAACTACAAAATGAAATGTATGCAAACTGATCATGTGAATGAGGTCGACATCCAAACCGACATTATGATTTGGAATTACATGCAATTTTTAAGAGGCAATTGTCAAAATGTTTTAGATAGTGATAAGTGAGGACAAGTTACATTTTGATCCACAATAGTGACAACGTAGCATTTAGGTGCCCGATATATAGCGACACAATATAGTACTTTGGTCCTCAATAATGACATAATTCTTACACTTTCCGAAAGTGACTTTAGTTAGTTacgaattatttttttttttataatttatatgcgGAACCAAAAATGTTAGTACACGTTTTATTATACTTTTCCATCTCAATATATCAGAACTCATTcacaaatacataaaaattggatGCACATTGATTCTGAAACGGTGGTGCGCGTCCTCAAGAAAGGAAACTCATCAAGTTCCTTAGGATGTTCCTTGCTGAAGCAAATATGGCAATTTCTATAGAGATGGATTGGCTAGTTGAAATTAACCACATTTATCGGAAAGCTAATATGTGTGCGGATGCTTTGACTAATATTGGATGCACGTTAGATTTCAACGTTGTATTTTATGATAGTGTTCCATCTCAACTTAGGGACATTTATCAATTTGATCTTCTGAGGAACTGATAACTCCGTTATTACACACTAAAAGTGACATATTCAAGGGAGTTTAGAGGACCTTTTGATGAGATTTTAAGCTTAGAATAAGTGAATTCATGGATTTGAAGAGTTGGTTTATGTGGAAGAAATAAGGAAAAACTGTCAAAAAGTGTTGCGGAAAGTCTAAAAAGCTGTAAAAAATTGTTGCTGAAAGGGCTGCGCCCAGGCGCAGGAGGGCTGCACCCAGACGCAATTCTGCATCAATTTTTCACATTTTCTTCCTGTTTGTTGCGTCTAGGCGCAGGATGGTTGTGCCTAGGCGCAATGCTGACATTGTTGACCCATTTTTGCACTATTTAAAGAGGAAAACACTCATTGGGAAGGGGTTACGCATTTTGGGATCAAAATTGAAGATTTGAGCTCAATTGGAGTGGATTCAAGCAAGGAATAAAGGGTGGAAACACTTCAAAACCTCTTGTCATGAAGatttcatctcttcttctccaTGTAATTTCTTCCTTTAATATGAGTTTCTAGATTCTTAGATTGGATCTTTAGGTGAATTTCATTGTATGTGTTTGAACCATGTGAACTTGATTCTATATGATTGGATTATGATCtagttttaatcttttattcTTTGCACTTAATGCTTCATACAATTTGATGAAATTGTGTGATGAACTCAATAGTTGATTTGTCATGAAAATGGAAATTAGCTATAGACCTAAGAATGATTGAACAATTGATAATCACTTTAGAGATTTAGGTTTATTGATTGTGATTTAGGAATCAATGCTTGTGAAAACCTCACTTAAACACAAATTCACTCAAGAGATTGGGGAGTTGTGATTAAGTGACAGGATTATTATCCAAGAGATTGGGAATAATCATTTTATTGATTCAATCTTGAAACTAGTTAAGTAATTCATGAGTATATAATATGATTCAACAAACAAATTACTATGAGATGAACCGAAAAGATCCAATCGCCCGCCAACCGTTCGATAAAAGTCCAATATTCGTTTTCAACAAATTCTTATGAACAAATCTCCCcaattattcttttattttcttttatgcaTTGGTTTAATTGTTTTGGCTCAAAGTTAAACAACAATCCTCGTGAACACGATATCTTAATTACTACTTGACGATAATTATATACTTGCAATTTATCTATCAGGAACACTACCCCCTATATTAATGTCCttgtaatttttcttctttgggCTATATGCCcacttcaataaaaaaaaaaagcataaaaattaagaaaaattgcttttgcattaaatttatcaataatatattttctctttttaaaattaCACTTCAACTATTAAGAGAGAGAAATAgtgattttttacttttcttcttataattaggggtatttttgtgaaaaattaattaaattacctTAAACTTTGAAAATGTCTTATAAAATGAGACAACAAATTGTGCTAAAAAGATCACTATTTCTTCCCAAAATCACCATCGTCCCTAATTTCTTCCCAATTTTCATTCCCAAATCGCCAAATCCCTAAAAATCCCAAAGCGCCATCGTCCCAATTTCTTCAatcattctccaaaccctagacGGCGACCCCTTTATCATTCTCCAAATTTGCTTCAATCTGCGGTGACAAGCTTCAATCTGCGGTAACAATCCCTTTTTCTCTCTattcttcattttattataacctaaattcaattcatattttaaatttttatcttcAATTTGGTTTATTAGGTTACCAGTGGAGTTGGGTTGCTTCTGCTCGATTTGTTTGGATAGAAAGAGTTGGGTTGGTGTTTATTAGTTCCTCAAGGTGcgttttttcacactttttgtcttttattttcaCTGAAATACGAGAGACCTGTGGCCCTTTGTGTGTTGTTCTGCTTCTTCTGCTGTGCCATGCGTTTTTTGGTGTGTTTGAGGATAATCCTCTTGTTGGGAGGAATGGGTATTGATTTTGCTTATTGGTTAAAGAGTGTTGTTACAAGTAAGGCATTTTAGGAGGTTGAGTTTGAATTAATGGTTTGTGCTACTCTTAATCAATCAATAATCTTTCAAAGGTTAAATAATATACCTCACATTACTACAATTTTAGATTCATTTGTAGTTGAAATAATGTACTTCAGTATCTTGACTATATGTCTGATTAGTGATTTCCTTTGGGTCTGCACTGAATGTGATTATGTAATGTAAAGAACTAACAAGTAAGCGACCAACTATCAATAATTCTTTTCATGTTCCATTAGATTCTTCAATAATGTTTCTTATAAGTTGTATTTCTTATGAAATAATACGGTGTCATGCTCTGAACAATGATTGTTACAAAGAAGTAGTGAACATCATGCTTTTCAATTTTGTGACTAGTTTATAATAAGTGGTGGTACGAGTTCATGCAGAGAgtgtcaaaataattttataggtGCATCTAattaagggtttttttttttttttttcaatttgagtGAAATAATTAAAGAACAATGATATTGATAGAATATTTTTATTGAGAGAATATTTTTATAGGAATTATCAAATGTATCATTTTCAGTGAGCTCACATTTTCAGTGATGGAGGTTTTTTATCTTGTAGccatttttttatgatgattaTATTGTTTTATCTGGTGCTATTTGTTTGATTGATGAGCTTTTTCTTGAGTGTCATAAATTTTGACATGTATTGATCACCATACCCTGCATTTTTCTAACATAAAGTGTAACCAAATTAAAACTGCCTATCACAATGGTCATTGACATGTGAGTCTGCATTAAGAAAGCTCGGGATTTGCCTTAAGCGCTAACTGTTTGTCACAATGGAAACTTTTGCTTAGGAAATGCAAGAAATTTTGTTCATAATATAAGAAATCTAGGAATATTATCAGATTTTCAGAACTGTTTGCAGCCTTAGTTTGAGAATGGAAATGCCATAACTTCACAAACATTATTGTCAATTCAAAACTCCCGGATTTTGAGTTATTTGTCTGTTCATCATTCCACTATACTAGTAGTATACTATGCTGCAGCTAGTGTTTATGCAGATTATCATATTGTGTGCAATCACGGTCTCATCTACAGGTACCAattctatttcaaaacataGAAGCTATAAACTTAGATGCAATGCAAATTACTATGTAAAAATTCTGCTATATGCAAATTCTGTTAtaggctatgaatttttattaaaatagggcGAGAGAATGTTTCGCAATAGTAACAACCTAGTCATTCCTTTAACTTAGAATGCATTAATTTCGAAACGTAGGTATGGACCGTAGTTGGATGAGAGCTAATCGATTAAGTACTGAGTACAGACATGGAGTGATGGAATTTCTACAGTTTGTTGAAAGTAATGCTAAACTAGAACGTCCTCCTCCTGAATTTCCTCCACTTTTTCTATGTCCGTGTATTTTTTGTGCAAATAAAGAACGAAAACGTACTAAGAAAGAAATCATGAATCATCTAATTTGTGACgggatttgtcaaaattatacacaatGGATATGGCACGGTGAAGTAGTAGCAACGCCAAGTGTGTCCCAAAGAGAAAGTGGTAGTGTGGATATCGATGATCGACTGGAAGACATGATGCGTGATATTGGAGAAGATTCGTTTAAGAGGGCGCATGTGTATGAAACTTTATGCAGTGACAAGGATGACCCATTGTATCCGGGATGCACAAATTTTACCCGTTTGTCTGCGgtgttaaaattgtttaatcTGAAAGCAAAAAATGGGTGGACCGACAAAAGTTTCACTGAATTGCTTGAATTGTTGATACAAATGCTTCCAGAAGGTAATGTAATGCCAAATCGTTATTACAAGGCGAAGAAAGTATTGTGTCCAATGGGTT from Trifolium pratense cultivar HEN17-A07 linkage group LG5, ARS_RC_1.1, whole genome shotgun sequence encodes:
- the LOC123884320 gene encoding uncharacterized protein LOC123884320, giving the protein MDRSWMRANRLSTEYRHGVMEFLQFVESNAKLERPPPEFPPLFLCPCIFCANKERKRTKKEIMNHLICDGICQNYTQWIWHGEVVATPSVSQRESGSVDIDDRLEDMMRDIGEDSFKRAHVYETLCSDKDDPLYPGCTNFTRLSAVLKLFNLKAKNGWTDKSFTELLELLIQMLPEGNVMPNRYYKAKKVLCPMGLEYEKIHARPNDCILYRKEFVNYNHCPACKASRYKKKDGDSSDDEVTKTGPPAKVVWYLPIITRFKRLFANANDAKNLRWHAEERKCDGQIRHVADSLQWKKIDSLFPNFGKESRNLSLGLATSNFVVRY